One genomic region from Phycodurus eques isolate BA_2022a chromosome 16, UOR_Pequ_1.1, whole genome shotgun sequence encodes:
- the lrrc4ba gene encoding leucine-rich repeat-containing protein 4B produces the protein MRIATLTCLPGPFSPFLFASLYFLSVAVVAVTSSSSSSSSCPDHCTCSNQASRVICTRQSLDDVPDSISVNTRYLNLQENAIQVIKSDTFKHLRHLEILQLSKNQIRQIEVGAFNGLPNLNTLELFDNRLTLVPSHAFEYLSKLRELWLRNNPIETLPGYAFHRVPSLRRLDLGELKKLDFISDAAFVGLVNLRYLNLGMCGLKDIPKLTALVRLEELELSGNRLEIIRPGSFQGLVSLRKLWLMHSQVSVIERNAFDDLKSLEELNLSHNSLHSLPHDLFTPLHHLERVHLNHNPWVCNCDVLWLSWWLKETVPSNTTCCARCHAPPFLKGKYIGELDQSHFTCYAPVIVEPPTDLNVTEGMAAELKCRTSTSTTSVNWITPNGTLMTHGSYRVRISVLHDGTLNFTNVTLRDTGQYTCMVTNAAGNTTATAVLNVTAADVSVNYTYFTTVTVETVETPGEEESALVAINETFIRVLPGPTPSAHLWPDGVTTTASSLSIDWSSSSSPHATRPTFTVPITEPGFSGLDDVMKTTKIIIGCFVAITFMAAVMLVVFYKLRKQHQLHKHHGPARAIEIINVEDELGGGAGGRSGGGGGISGGCALAQSSGIGGGQSLRRHHSDVVSLPHLTRSEHLNYYKTHHFSNNMVGLGMGVNNNNNPLPCSQNMTMSCSQVPSSMGGGLGTCGTLPTPVPLPQLSLHSSLKGLMAKGQNEPLLFKSGSKENVQETQI, from the exons ATGCGCATCGCCACGCTGACCTGCCTTCCCGGCCCTTTTTCCCCCTTCCTCTTTGCGTCGCTGTACTTCCTGTCGGTGGCCGTGGTGGCGGTCACCTCAtcctcgtcctcgtcgtccTCGTGCCCAGACCACTGCACCTGCTCCAACCAGGCCAGCCGCGTCATCTGCACCCGTCAGAGCCTGGACGACGTGCCCGACAGCATCTCCGTCAACACCAGATACCTCAACCTGCAGGAGAACGCCATACAG GTCATCAAGTCGGACACCTTCAAGCACCTACGGCACCTGGAGATCCTCCAGCTCTCCAAGAACCAGATCCGTCAGATCGAAGTGGGTGCGTTCAATGGCCTCCCCAACCTCAACACTCTGGAGCTTTTTGACAACCGCCTCACACTGGTGCCGTCGCATGCCTTCGAGTACCTCAGCAAGCTGCGCGAGCTGTGGCTGCGCAACAACCCCATCGAGACGCTGCCGGGCTACGCCTTCCACCGAGTGCCCTCATTGCGCCGGCTTGACCTGGGTGAGCTCAAGAAGCTGGACTTCATCTCTGATGCCGCCTTCGTAGGCCTGGTCAACCTGCGTTACCTGAACTTGGGCATGTGCGGACTTAAGGACATTCCCAAGTTGACGGCCCTAGTGCGGCTGGAGGAGCTTGAGCTGTCTGGGAACAGGCTGGAGATCATTCGGCCCGGCTCCTTCCAGGGTTTGGTTTCACTCCGGAAGCTGTGGCTCATGCACTCGCAGGTGTCGGTCATTGAGCGCAATGCCTTCGACGATTTGAAGAGCCTGGAGGAGCTCAACCTGTCCCATAATTCCTTACACTCGCTACCCCACGATCTTTTCACGCCGCTGCACCATCTGGAACGGGTGCACCTGAACCACAATCCGTGGGTGTGCAACTGCGATGTGCTTTGGCTCAGCTGGTGGCTGAAGGAGACGGTGCCCAGCAATACCACCTGCTGCGCCCGCTGCCATGCCCCCCCCTTCCTCAAAGGCAAATACATCGGTGAGCTGGACCAGAGCCACTTCACCTGCTACGCACCCGTCATCGTGGAGCCGCCCACTGACCTCAATGTCACCGAGGGCATGGCAGCTGAGCTCAAGTGCCGCACCAGTACCTCCACCACCTCGGTCAACTGGATCACACCCAACGGTACTCTGATGACCCATGGCTCGTACCGGGTGCGGATTTCAGTGCTGCACGACGGCACGCTTAACTTCACCAACGTCACCCTGCGAGATACGGGCCAGTACACCTGCATGGTTACCAACGCGGCTGGAAACACCACGGCCACCGCCGTTCTTAACGTCACTGCTGCCGATGTCAGCGTCAACTACACCTACTTCACTACAGTCACTGTGGAAACCGTGGAGACTCCAGGAGAAGAAGAATCAGCTCTGGTGGCCATCAATGAGACCTTCATCCGAGTCCTCCCAGGACCAACCCCCTCGGCGCATCTGTGGCCAGACGGCGTCACGACTACGGCCTCCTCGCTGTCCATCGACTGGTCCTCGTCGTCCTCGCCCCATGCCACCCGGCCCACCTTCACTGTGCCCATCACAGAGCCGGGCTTCTCTGGCCTGGACGATGTAATGAAGACCACCAAGATCATCATCGGCTGCTTTGTGGCCATCACCTTCATGGCGGCGGTGATGTTGGTGGTCTTTTACAAGCTAAGGAAGCAGCACCAGCTCCACAAGCACCATGGACCTGCCCGGGCCATCGAGATCATCAACGTGGAGGACGAGCTGGGCGGAGGGGCAGGCGGCCGGAGTGGCGGCGGAGGGGGCATCTCAGGGGGCTGCGCCTTGGCACAAAGCAGCGGAATCGGGGGCGGCCAGAGCCTGAGGCGGCACCACTCGGATGTGGTCTCCCTGCCCCACCTGACCCGCTCGGAGCACCTCAACTACTACAAGACTCACCACTTCAGCAACAACATGGTGGGCCTGGGAATGggcgtcaacaacaacaacaacccactGCCCTGCTCCCAGAACATGACCATGTCCTGTTCCCAGGTGCCCAGCTCCATGGGCGGCGGCCTGGGGACCTGCGGAACTCTGCCCACCCCTGTCCCGCTGCCTCAGCTGAGTCTACACAGCTCCCTCAAGGGCCTCATGGCCAAGGGGCAGAACGAGCCTCTGCTTTTTAAGAGTGGCTCCAAGGAGAACGTACAAGAGACTCAAATCTGA